The Anomaloglossus baeobatrachus isolate aAnoBae1 chromosome 7, aAnoBae1.hap1, whole genome shotgun sequence sequence tgatgtcacccgcacatgtgcaatggctccaagattggacttagtctccggcgctcgcacatgtgcagtagcaagaaatctggacttagtctccagcgctcgcacatgtgcagtagcaagaattctggacttagtctccagcgctcgcacatgtgcagtagcaagaaatctggacttagtctccagcgctcgcacatgtgcagtagcaagaaatctggacatagtctccagtgctcgcagcaaccgtaacactgctgCTCTGATACAGACACTACCCACAAGGGGGAGCTGCAGAGACCCCACTCGCATCTGTAGGGCAGGATTACTGGTCCTCAGGCTCCGCCTCCTGTGAGCAATGATTGGTCGCGGACATCACACCCTATTGGCGGCTCctgttattttatgaaatatccaaTGGGGTGCTCTGCATGAAGCGGGAAAACGAGCAGCAGAGTATAAATCTCCTGCTCTCTGCGCTGCTCCTCATCACATCTGTTCTCCTCTATACTGAGCTATGGCCAGAACTAAGCAGACCGCTCGTAAATCCACCGGAGGGAAAGCTCCCCGCAAGCAGCTGGCCACTAAGGCCGCCAGGAAGAGCGCTCCCGCCACCGGCGGAGTGAAGAAGCCTTACCGTTACCGGCCAGGCACAGTTGCTCTCCGTGAGATCCGCCGGTACCAGAAGTCCACTGAGCTGCTGATCGGTAAGCTACCCTTCCAGCGCCTGGTAAGAGAAATCGCCCAGGACTTCAAGACCGATCTCCGCTTCCAGAGCTCGGCCGTCATGGCCCTGCAGGAGGCCAGCGAGGCTTATCTGGTGGGGCTGTTTGAGGACACAAATCTGTGCGCCATCCACGCTAAGAGGGTCACCATCATGCCCAAAGATATCCAGCTGGCCCGCCGCATCCGTGGGGAGAGGGCTTAGATCTGTCCTGCACCCCGAgaacaacacaaaggctcttctcaggGACACCACATCCTCCTCATCAGAGCTGGTGCCGCTTATATCCGTACTAGTGTCTCCACCAGACGGTGtatatcaggggtgggcaattaattttcccatggggccgcatgagaagttgggatggttttagagggccggactaatataattaactcggttctactaatatatatatataattacacacacacgcatatatactgtgtgtatataatatatatacacatacacacaatgtatacatacatacacacacacacacacaatccccatatactacatcactacacccgccacatactacacctgtaatatacatccctatacactatatactacatcactacacccctatatacacctgtattatactacacctctacacccctatatacacctgtattatactacaccactatatacacctgtattatactacacccctatatacacctg is a genomic window containing:
- the LOC142246705 gene encoding histone H3-like produces the protein MARTKQTARKSTGGKAPRKQLATKAARKSAPATGGVKKPYRYRPGTVALREIRRYQKSTELLIGKLPFQRLVREIAQDFKTDLRFQSSAVMALQEASEAYLVGLFEDTNLCAIHAKRVTIMPKDIQLARRIRGERA